Below is a window of Halococcus hamelinensis 100A6 DNA.
CCGGATCCTCGACGACGAGGCCTCGACCTACGTACTCGTCGGTGAGGCGGCCCCCGAGGACCACCGAGCGGCCCTCCGTGAGGCTGGCGCGCACCTCCTCGAAACCGGCGACGACCGCGTTGACCTCACATCGGGGTTCGCGGCGCTCGAAGCCGAGGGGATCGACCGGCTCATGGTCGAGGGCGGTGGCGAAATTCTCTTTTCCGTGTTCGAAGCAGGCCTCGTCGACGAACTCTCGGTCTTTCTCGGCTCGCTGGTCATCGGTGGCCGGGAAGCACCCACGCTCGCCGACGGAACGGGCTTCGTCGAGGAGTTTCCCGACCTCGCGCTCGAATCCGTCGAGCGGATCGACGACGGCGTGCTGTGTCGCTACGCGGTCGAGTGAGAAATCGGATTGGGACCGTCAGTCGTCGTCGGCGAACGCGGCTTCCGCTTCCGCCGTCGGTGCGTCGTGGGTTTCGAGATAGTCGTCGGCGTCGAGTGCGGCCTTCGCGCCCATGCCCCCGGCGGTGACGGCCTGCTGGTAGTGTGAGTCGACGACGTCGCCCGCACCGAAGATGCCGGGAACGCCGGTTCGGGTCTGTCCGCCGCCGGTGCCGCCCTNGGCCTGCTGGTAGTGTGAGTCGACGACGTCGCCCGCACCGAAGATGCCGGGAACGCCGGTTCGGGTCTGTCCGCCGCCGGTGCCGCCCTCGGTGTGGAGGTAGCCCGTGGCATCCATCTCGACGCCCGTCTCCCGGAGGTAGTCGGTGTTGGGGGTGTGGCCGATGGCGAGGAAGACCGCGCCGACGTCGAGGTCGACCTTCTCGGTTTCGGGGTCGTCGCGCTTCTCGCTCGGGTGGCCCTCGGGGTGAGTGAGAAGCGAGACGCCTTCGATGCCACCCTCGGGAGTCCCACGTACTTCGTCGAGTTCGGTGTTTTTGACGACCTCGACCTCGCCGGCATCGACGTGCTCTTCGAGGCGGTCGATCCAGTAATCCTCGGCGCGGAAGGTCTCGCGGCGGTGGATCAGGTGGACTTTGGAGGCGAACTTCGTGAGGAAGCTGGCCTCCTCCATGGCGGCGTCGCCGCCGCCGACGACGACCATCTCCTCGTCGCGGAAGAAGGCCCCGTCGCAGGTCGCACAGGTCGAGACGCCGTAGCCCATGAGGTCGTCCTCGCCGGGAATTCCGAGAGTGCGGGCACTGGCACCGCTGGCGACGATGACCGCGTCGGCGGTGAGCGACTCCCCACTGGAGAGGGTGAGTTCGAAGGGTCGGGTCGAATCGTCGACGGCCTCGACGACGCCGTGGCGGACGTCGGCCCCGAAGTTCTTGGCCTGTGTCTTCATTCGCTGGACGAGTTCGGAGCCCCCGATGCCGTCGGGGAAGCCGGGGTAGTTTGCGACGTCGGTGGTGAGAGTGAGTTGGCCACCGGGTTCGTCGCCTTCGAGGACGAGTGGGTCGTTGTTCGAGCGGGCGGCGTAGATCGCGGCGGTCAGCCCCGCNGGTGGTGAGAGTGAGTTGGCCACCGGGTTCGTCGCCTTCGAGGACGAGTGGGTCGTTGTTCGAGCGGGCGGCGTAGATCGCGGCGGTCAGCCCCGCGATCCCCGACCCCGTGACGACCAGGCGGTGGTGTTCCGGCTCCTGGTTTTCGGACATACCTCCTGTAGGGTCCGCGGAAGTAATTAGCTTGTGGACTCGGGGCTCGAAGCGTTTAGGTGGGTCTCGGCTCTTCGACTCGCATGCCCGCAGACCTCGCGGAGAAGACCGACCGCTACGAACGACTCCTCGCCGAGGCGCTCGACGCCGCGAGCACCGCGCCCCCGGAGGGAACCCCGCTGGCCGGCGTCGCCGCCGACTACGAGGAGATGGCGCGGTCGTATCTCGCCGACGGCCGCCACTTCCGCGAATCGGGCGACCCCGTGAACGCGCTCGCGGCGTTCTCGTACGGCCACGCCTGGCTCGACGCCGGCGCGCGCCTCGGCGTGTTCTCGGTGCCGGACGAGGGCGACCTCTTCACGGTGTAGACCGCCTTCGGCGGTCGGTGTGCTTACAAGGGATGGGTGTGTCAGTTCCGTTCGATGGAGGCCGTGCTGTGGTACGTGCTGACCGGCACCCGTGGTGGCACGAACCGCGTGCGGATCCTCAAAGCGCTCGACGAGCGCCCACGCAACGCCAACCAGCTCGCCGGGGACCTGGACCTCGATTACAAGACGGTCCGACACCACCTCGACGTGCTGGTCGACAACAACGTTCTCGAAAACAGTGGCGACGACTACGGCGCGGTCTACCTCCCGACGGACCAGGCGCGCCACCACTGGGAAACGATCGAGGACATCATCGAACAGGTGGACTGAGTATGGCCCGATTTGGGAAAGAGTATATGCGAGGCTGTGAGTTAGAGGTGAATAGATGGCGGTTCTGATCGACGGCATGCGCGTCTTCAGCGCGCTCAACGTGCTCTTCCTCCTCGTTCTCGCCTACATCTGGGGCCGGAACTATCTCCGATTCCGCTCGAAGCACACCCTCGGGCTCCTCGTCTTCGCCGTGTTGCTCCTCGCCGAGAACGCGCTGGCGATCTACTTCTTCGCCTTCCACCACGGCCTCACCGCGTGGGTGACGGACCCGTCGCTCGTCCCGCCGCTGGCACAGGAGGCCATGCTAGCGCTCCGGGTGCTGGAGTTCGGCGGAGTCGCCTTCCTGACCTGGGTGACGTGGGATTGAACCCGGCCGACAGCGGCGTCCAGCCACGACGATCCACCCTAAAAACATCCCGATTAACGAGGTGATATATGACCCCGTTCTCAACGCTGGCCTGAGGACGTGAGACGTCCGATCTCGGACGTCGGCTATCGGTACCTTTAAGTTCTTTACGGACTAACGTGCTGTCAAGCACCGAGTTCTGGGATCGTCCACAGAGTACCCCACACAGAGCACCGTATCAGAGTGCCTATCCAACAATGAGCGACACTACAACCCGGATCAACGAGAAGGAACGAGAGCAGACCGAAGAGGAGATCGACGAGCAGGAGGCCGCCGAGGACGAACTGACCTGTCCCGAGTGCGGTGGCCGGCTCGCCGCCGACACCGAACACGGCGAGACGGTCTGTATGGACTGCGGGCTCGTCGTCGAGACCGACGAGATCGACCGTGGCCCCGAGTGGCGGGCGTTCGACTCGGCCGAGCGCGACCAGAAGTCGCGCGTGGGCGCGCCGACGACGAACATGATGCACGACAAGGGCCTCTCGACCAACATCGGCTGGCAGAACAAGGACGCCTACGGCAACGCCCTGAGTTCGCGCCAGCGCCAGAAGATGCAGCGGCTGCGAACCTGGAACGAGCGGTTCCGAACCCGCGACTCGAAGGAGCGCAACCTCAAACAGGCCCTCGGCGAGATCGACCGCATGGCGAGCGCGCTCGGCCTCCCGGACTCCGTTCGCGAGACCGCCTCGGTGATCTACCGCCGCGCGCTCGACGAGGACCTCCTGCCTGGGCGCTCGATCGAGGGCGTCTCGACCAGCGCGCTCTACGCCGCCGCGCGCCAGGCCGGCACCCCGCGGAGCCTCGACGAGATCGCGACGGTCTCCAGAGTTGGAAAAATGGAGCTCACCCGGACCTACCGCTACGTCGTCCGCGAGCTGGGTCTCGAGATCCAGCCCGCCGACCCCGCAAGCTACGTCCCGCGGTTCGCCTCCGACCTCGACCTCTCTGAGGAGTCCGAACGCCGCGCCCGCCAGCTCCTCGAGACCGCGAAGGACGAGGGGATCATCAGCGGCAAGAGCCCCGTGGGCCTCGCGGCCGCTGCGGTCTACGCCGCCGCGCTGCTCACCAACGAGAAGGTCACCCAGGGTGCAGTGAGCGAGGTCGCCGACATCAGCGAGGTCACCATCCGGAACCGGTACAAGGAGCTCCTCGAAGCCGAAGGCGACGTCATGGCGGCCTGAACAGGCTCGTCACCCGATCCACACGAAGGTTTTTGTCGGCTTCGCCCGTCGACGCGCGGTATGGACGAAGCAGCCGTCCAACTGTTGTGCCCGGAGTGCGCCAAACACTGGCAGTCGGCACCGCGCGACCTCCCCGCGAGCGACGCGGTGTTTCACTGCCCGAACTGTCACGCGAGCTACCGGCTCACCGAGTTCATGCGAACCGACCGCGACCTCACGATGCTTCGGCAGTTCGAGTAGCCGCCGTCCATCGGCCCGGCCCCCCTCCCGGTCCGACCGTTCTCGATACGTTTTTCGCCGACCTCGCTGCCCTCACCACCCGTGATCGCCGCGGATCGTTCGTGAAGAACCGCCGTAGCCGCCCCGATACGGGGTTTTTTACAGAGCAGTGTGTTAACGCGCATCAGGATACTACTATTACCCTCCAGTCGTTAGGCGTACTCGCCCATGAAAAAGCAGGAGCTCATCCACCTCCACGGCCTGCTTGCAGAGGTACGCAAACACCACGAAGCACGAACCGG
It encodes the following:
- a CDS encoding 2,5-diamino-6-(ribosylamino)-4(3H)-pyrimidinone 5'-phosphate reductase encodes the protein MHVVANAAMSADGKLSSRRREQVVISGPEDFARVDALRASCDAVLVGVGTVLADDPHLTVEDPKLRDERRARGDPTHPARVVVDTRARTPPGSRILDDEASTYVLVGEAAPEDHRAALREAGAHLLETGDDRVDLTSGFAALEAEGIDRLMVEGGGEILFSVFEAGLVDELSVFLGSLVIGGREAPTLADGTGFVEEFPDLALESVERIDDGVLCRYAVE
- a CDS encoding DUF357 domain-containing protein, whose protein sequence is MPADLAEKTDRYERLLAEALDAASTAPPEGTPLAGVAADYEEMARSYLADGRHFRESGDPVNALAAFSYGHAWLDAGARLGVFSVPDEGDLFTV
- a CDS encoding winged helix-turn-helix domain-containing protein, with protein sequence MEAVLWYVLTGTRGGTNRVRILKALDERPRNANQLAGDLDLDYKTVRHHLDVLVDNNVLENSGDDYGAVYLPTDQARHHWETIEDIIEQVD
- a CDS encoding transcription initiation factor IIB, whose protein sequence is MSDTTTRINEKEREQTEEEIDEQEAAEDELTCPECGGRLAADTEHGETVCMDCGLVVETDEIDRGPEWRAFDSAERDQKSRVGAPTTNMMHDKGLSTNIGWQNKDAYGNALSSRQRQKMQRLRTWNERFRTRDSKERNLKQALGEIDRMASALGLPDSVRETASVIYRRALDEDLLPGRSIEGVSTSALYAAARQAGTPRSLDEIATVSRVGKMELTRTYRYVVRELGLEIQPADPASYVPRFASDLDLSEESERRARQLLETAKDEGIISGKSPVGLAAAAVYAAALLTNEKVTQGAVSEVADISEVTIRNRYKELLEAEGDVMAA
- a CDS encoding DUF7836 family putative zinc-binding protein translates to MDEAAVQLLCPECAKHWQSAPRDLPASDAVFHCPNCHASYRLTEFMRTDRDLTMLRQFE